A genome region from Anolis carolinensis isolate JA03-04 chromosome 6, rAnoCar3.1.pri, whole genome shotgun sequence includes the following:
- the tmbim7 gene encoding protein lifeguard 1: MRSDNNVWVLSPKMKTIGVTGKYLSKMEGSLPICILYIKYQHPGGDSPEVTSSVKIFEEDDLSPTSNQQHTGEKPQEEHKEFPRRVRTVRSSPSHGRQARRTRSAHLRRRKMATFSNEEGPFSDKTARRVFLRKIYLMLTIHLSVTVGIICMFIYWKYLTIWVRRRPWFSYTLVPALLILAIALACCDHARRKFPLNIILLLIFTMLEGTLLGSIAVFFDAESVMWTVAATTVIMFGFSIFLLQSKWDLTITSGILFILCFVVVIFGLLAAILQSMWLRIVSGAFGTVLFSVYLLVDTQLMLGKTHHYRLEPNDYIFAVLNVYIDIINTCLFVLKFVGFLK; this comes from the exons GTGTAACTGGAAAGTACTTATCCAAGATGGAGGGTAGTCTGCCAATATGTATACTATACATCAAGTATCAGCATCCTGGTGGGGATTCTCCAGAAGTCACAAGCTCAGTTAAGATCTTTGAGGAAGACGATTTGTCACCTACTAGCAATCAGCAACATACTGGAGAAAAACCTCAAGAAGAACACAAAGAGTTTCCAAGAAGAGTAAGAACAGTAAGATCTTCTCCATCCCATGGAAGGCAGGCAAGACGCACAAGATCAGCTCATCTAAGGCGCAGAAAGATGGCAACATTTTCAAATGAAGAGGGTCCATTTTCAGACAAAACTGCCCGAAGAG TTTTTCTCAGGAAAATATATCTCATGTTGACAATTCATCTGAGCGTCACTGTTGGTATAATCTGCATGTTCATCTACTG gAAATACCTTACAATATGGGTACGTAGGCGGCCATGGTTTTCTTATACCCTCGT acCAGCACTCCTGATACTGGCTATTGCATTAGCCTGTTGTGACCATGCCCGCAGAAAATTCCCACTGAATATCATTTTGTTATTAATATTT ACAATGCTTGAAGGTACCTTACTTGGATCAATTGCTGT CTTTTTTGATGCAGAATCAGTGATGTGGACTGTTGCTGCCACCACAGTGATCATGTTtggattttctatttttttacttcaatcaaag TGGGACCTTACCATTACATCTGGAATCTTGTTCATTTTATGTTTTGTGGTAGTAATTTTTGGACTTCTTGCTGCTATCCTGCAATCAATG TGGCTACGGATAGTATCTGGAGCCTTTGGAACAGTACTTTTTAGCGTA taTCTGTTGGTGGATACACAACTAATGCTGGGAAAGACGCACCACTACCGCCTGGAGCCTAATGACTACATTTTTGCTGTACTGAATGTATACATTGACATTATCAATACGTGTTTATTTGTACTGAAATTTGTTGGTTTTTTGAAGTGA